A part of Aquipuribacter sp. SD81 genomic DNA contains:
- the rfbD gene encoding dTDP-4-dehydrorhamnose reductase, with the protein MPVTDETGPTAPPPAAPGRWLVTGASGMLGSEVVRRLTALGHDVTAATRADLDVTDEAAVRAAVGAHDVVVNAAAHTAVDAAETEEASAFAVNATGPHLLARACAGAGVPLLHVSTDYVFAGDGTVPYPEDAPARPASAYGRTKAAGEWAVAASGARAWVLRTAWLYGAGHPCFPRSIARAARSRDVLQVVDDQVGQPTWVGDLAQRVVDTVVAGVPFGTYHATATGQVSWHGLALAVVAAAGRPDVVVEPVSSATLARPAPRPAWSVLGHDAWHGTPLGPMRAWETAFAEAVAGGLLE; encoded by the coding sequence ATGCCGGTGACGGACGAGACGGGACCCACGGCACCTCCGCCGGCAGCGCCCGGCCGCTGGCTGGTGACCGGGGCGTCCGGGATGCTCGGCAGCGAGGTCGTCCGGCGTCTCACGGCGCTCGGCCACGACGTCACGGCCGCCACCCGCGCCGACCTCGACGTCACCGACGAGGCCGCCGTGCGGGCGGCCGTCGGCGCCCACGACGTCGTGGTGAACGCCGCGGCCCACACGGCGGTGGACGCGGCGGAGACCGAGGAGGCCTCGGCCTTCGCGGTCAACGCCACGGGACCGCACCTGCTGGCCCGGGCGTGCGCCGGCGCCGGCGTGCCGCTTCTGCACGTGTCGACGGACTACGTCTTCGCCGGCGACGGCACCGTGCCGTACCCGGAGGACGCCCCCGCCCGCCCGGCCTCGGCGTACGGACGGACCAAGGCCGCGGGGGAGTGGGCGGTCGCCGCCTCGGGCGCCCGGGCCTGGGTGCTGCGCACGGCCTGGCTGTACGGCGCAGGGCACCCGTGCTTCCCGCGGTCGATCGCCCGTGCCGCGCGGTCCCGCGACGTCCTGCAGGTGGTCGACGACCAGGTCGGCCAGCCGACGTGGGTCGGCGACCTCGCGCAGCGCGTCGTCGACACGGTGGTGGCGGGCGTGCCGTTCGGGACGTACCACGCGACGGCCACCGGGCAGGTGAGCTGGCACGGGCTCGCGCTCGCGGTCGTGGCGGCGGCGGGGCGCCCCGACGTCGTGGTCGAGCCGGTGTCCTCGGCCACGCTGGCCCGCCCGGCCCCCCGCCCGGCGTGGTCGGTGCTGGGCCACGACGCGTGGCACGGGACGCCGCTCGGTCCCATGCGGGCCTGGGAGACGGCGTTCGCCGAGGCGGTCGCGGGAGGCCTCCTCGAGTAG